In Procambarus clarkii isolate CNS0578487 chromosome 58, FALCON_Pclarkii_2.0, whole genome shotgun sequence, one genomic interval encodes:
- the LOC123747958 gene encoding uncharacterized protein, whose protein sequence is MFLFSTWPDTCSCSPRGQTRVLVLHVAKHVFSFSTWPDTCSCSPRGQTRVLVLHVAKHVFSFSTWPDTCSCSPRGQTRVLVLHVAKHVFSFSTWPDTCSCSPRGQTRVLHNTAHQHRPPTPPTNTAHQRRPPTPPTNTAHQHRPPTPPTNTAHQRRPPTPPTNTAHQRHPPTPPTNTAHQHRPPTPPTNAAQLRRPPTPPTNAAHLRRPPTPPTNAAHLRRPPTPPTCAGHQRRPPTPPTCAAHQRRPPAPPTCAAHLRRPPTPPTCAGHQRRPPAPPTNAAHQRRPPMPPILAAHPGGWY, encoded by the coding sequence ATGTTCTTGTTCTCCACGTGGCCAGACACGTGTTCTTGTTCTCCACGTGGCCAGACACGTGTTCTTGTTCTCCACGTGGCCAAACACGTGTTCTCGTTCTCTACGTGGCCAGACACGTGTTCTTGTTCTCCACGTGGCCAGACACGTGTTCTTGTTCTCCACGTGGCCAAACACGTGTTCTCGTTCTCTACGTGGCCAGACACGTGTTCTTGTTCTCCACGTGGCCAGACACGTGTTCTTGTTCTCCACGTGGCCAAACACGTGTTCTCGTTCTCTACGTGGCCAGACACGTGTTCTTGTTCTCCACGTGGCCAGACACGTGTTCTCCACAACACCGCCCACCAACACCGCCCACCAACGCCGCCCACCAACACCGCCCACCAACGCCGCCCACCAACACCGCCCACCAACACCGCCCACCAACACCGCCCACCAACGCCGCCCACCAACACCGCCCACCAACGCCGCCCACCAACACCGCCCACCAACACCGCCCACCAACGCCACCCACCAACGCCGCCCACCAACACCGCCCACCAACACCGCCCACCTACGCCGCCCACCAACGCCGCCCAACTGCGCCGCCCACCAACGCCGCCCACCAACGCCGCCCACCTGCGCCGGCCACCAACGCCGCCCACCAACGCCGCCCACCTGCGCCGCCCACCGACGCCGCCCACCTGCGCCGGCCACCAACGCCGCCCACCAACGCCGCCCACCTGCGCCGCCCACCAACGCCGCCCACCTGCGCCGCCCACCTGCGCCGCCCACCTGCGCCGCCCACCAACGCCGCCCACCTGCGCAGGCCACCAACGCCGCCCACCTGCGCCGCCCACCAACGCCGCCCACCAACGCCGCCCACCAATGCCACCCATCCTCGCCGCCCACCCTGGTGGGTGGTATTAA